A genomic window from Thermococcus nautili includes:
- a CDS encoding DEAD/DEAH box helicase, with amino-acid sequence MSFKELGLSKASVEAVERRGFSEPTDVQREVIPLILDGKSDVVGQSKTGSGKTAAFGLPILDLVDESRKEVQALILTPTRELAIQVSEELRSLRGKRKIDIYAIYGGQPIGPQIRALERAQIVVGTPGRVLDHIRRGTLRLDSLRFFVLDEADRMLDMGFQEDIEAIFRATPREKRVMMFSATMPMDVLLLAKKYMKNPEVVIVSRDELVPGEVEQEFIEAVPTRRYGILKKILSEDFYGIIFCQTKVETRELAERLRKDGFRAEALNGDMSQPSRERTFGRFKRGKTEILVATDVAARGLDVPEISHVVNYSIPMNAEQYIHRIGRTGRMGKKGKAITFIAPGELRRLRYIARQAGVDVRKSELSEELPKEYREMVRRDELENEYRHRWGKKRPRQRRRRY; translated from the coding sequence ATGAGTTTTAAGGAGCTTGGCTTATCTAAGGCCTCCGTTGAGGCCGTTGAGAGAAGGGGTTTCTCAGAACCCACAGACGTTCAGAGGGAAGTTATACCGCTCATTCTCGACGGAAAGAGCGACGTCGTTGGCCAATCAAAGACCGGAAGCGGCAAAACTGCGGCCTTTGGTCTTCCAATCCTCGACCTTGTTGATGAGAGTAGAAAGGAAGTCCAGGCGCTTATTCTAACGCCGACGAGGGAGCTGGCAATACAGGTAAGCGAGGAGCTTCGCTCACTCCGCGGGAAGCGGAAGATAGACATCTACGCAATCTACGGAGGTCAGCCCATAGGGCCCCAGATAAGGGCCCTTGAGAGGGCTCAAATCGTCGTTGGAACGCCCGGCAGGGTGCTCGACCACATAAGGCGCGGAACGCTTAGACTTGACTCGCTCCGCTTCTTCGTCCTCGACGAGGCCGACAGAATGCTTGATATGGGCTTTCAGGAGGACATTGAGGCAATCTTCCGGGCCACTCCGAGGGAAAAGCGCGTGATGATGTTCTCGGCGACGATGCCGATGGACGTTCTGCTGCTCGCCAAGAAGTACATGAAGAACCCCGAAGTCGTCATCGTGAGCAGGGACGAGCTGGTTCCAGGCGAGGTCGAGCAGGAGTTCATAGAGGCCGTCCCGACGAGGCGCTACGGAATCCTCAAGAAAATCCTGAGCGAGGACTTCTACGGCATAATCTTCTGCCAGACGAAGGTGGAAACTCGGGAGCTGGCGGAGAGGCTCAGGAAGGACGGGTTTAGGGCCGAGGCCCTCAACGGGGACATGAGCCAGCCCTCAAGGGAGAGAACCTTCGGAAGGTTCAAGCGCGGGAAGACCGAGATTCTTGTGGCGACGGACGTTGCCGCGAGGGGACTTGACGTCCCGGAGATAAGCCACGTTGTCAACTACTCAATCCCCATGAACGCAGAGCAGTACATCCACAGGATTGGCAGAACAGGTAGAATGGGGAAGAAGGGGAAGGCCATAACCTTCATCGCGCCCGGTGAGCTCAGGAGACTCAGGTACATAGCGAGGCAGGCGGGAGTTGACGTCAGGAAGTCGGAGCTGAGCGAAGAACTTCCGAAGGAGTACCGGGAAATGGTTCGGCGCGACGAGCTTGAGAACGAATACAGGCACAGGTGGGGCAAGAAGAGGCCGAGGCAGAGGAGAAGGCGCTACTGA